The following are encoded in a window of Impatiens glandulifera chromosome 5, dImpGla2.1, whole genome shotgun sequence genomic DNA:
- the LOC124940510 gene encoding CDGSH iron-sulfur domain-containing protein NEET-like → MASLVSFSPGGVGLLYGGGSTPELVKSGRFSSRVVVRSSTVNPSVRKEESKVVDTVVVADLAKPNTAYCRCWRSKTFPLCDGSHVKHNKETGDNVGPLLLKK, encoded by the exons ATGGCGTCCCTTGTTAGCTTCTCCCCCGGTGGTGTTGGTCTCCTCTACGGCGGCGGATCCACGCCGGAATTGGTGAAGTCCGGCAGATTCAGTTCTCGGGTGGTTGTGAGATCAAGTACTGTAAACCCTTCTGTCAGGAAGGAAGAATCCAAGGTGGTTGATACTGTTGTTGTGGCCGATCTTGCCAAACCAAACACTGCCTACTGCAG GTGTTGGAGGTCCAAGACATTTCCTTTGTGCGATGGGAGCCATGTAAAGCACAACAAAGAAACTGGAGACAATGTCGGCCCTTTGCTACTCAAGAAGTAG